In Heterodontus francisci isolate sHetFra1 chromosome 5, sHetFra1.hap1, whole genome shotgun sequence, one DNA window encodes the following:
- the LOC137369636 gene encoding LOW QUALITY PROTEIN: neurogenic differentiation factor 6-like (The sequence of the model RefSeq protein was modified relative to this genomic sequence to represent the inferred CDS: inserted 2 bases in 1 codon): protein MAWYQRWQLASLSLLRAITHRSCXERPYHCRQTTEKQPEGAENEHSFSGLISADSMLTLPIDEVVMMPGTNFDDVSETEDKEDEISAEHEQCSIDLSNITPSVESEKDESEKEGEEDEEHPKRRGPRKKVMTKQRVERVKLRRTEANARERKRMHGLNNALDNLRKVVPCYSKTQKLSKIETLRLAKNYIWALSEILRIGKRPDLLTFVQNLCKDLSQPTTNLVAGCLQLNTRNLLMDQGGDGAHIARSQFSSTLYTYQNLDLGSPSGQSPIDSSSKSIKPYSYCGAYESFYQNASPECVSPQFEGPLSPPINFNGIFSLKQEDPSDYVKNYHYGMHYSAVPASRPLGQSYMFSPAMRCVVPTDSTFPYDFHLRNETLTMQDELNAVFHN from the exons ATGGCATGGTACCAGCGCTGGCAGTTGGCATCACTGTCACTTCTCAGAGCGATCACACACCGATCCTG GGAGAGACCCTACCACTGCCGTCAGACTACGGAGAAGCAGCCAGAAGGAGCTGAAAATGAGCATTCCTTCTCAGGACTAATTTCAG CTGACAGTATGTTGACTTTACCAATTGATGAAGTTGTCATGATGCCCGGAACAAACTTTGATGATGTTAGTGAAACTGAGGATAAAGAGGACGAAATCAGCGCGGAGCACGAGCAGTGCTCGATTGATCTCAGCAACATTACCCCGTCTGTAGAATCAGAGAAAGACGAGAGTGAGAAGGAAGGCGAAGAGGACGAGGAGCATCCCAAAAGGAGAGGGCCCAGAAAAAAGGTGATGACGAAACAAAGAGTTGAGCGAGTCAAATTGAGGAGGACGGAGGCGAATGCGAGGGAGAGGAAACGGATGCACGGGCTCAACAATGCCCTGGACAACCTTCGCAAAGTTGTCCCATGTTATTCCAAAACACAGAAACTGTCCAAGATAGAAACATTGCGCCTAGCTAAAAACTACATCTGGGCTCTATCTGAGATCCTGCGCATTGGCAAGAGACCCGACCTGCTGACTTTCGTGCAAAATTTGTGTAAAGACTTATCCCAGCCAACTACCAATCTGGTAGCTGGTTGTCTGCAACTCAATACGAGAAACTTACTGATGGATCAGGGCGGAGATGGAGCTCACATCGCAAGGTCTCAATTTTCCTCCACTCTGTACACATATCAAAACCTAGATCTGGGCAGCCCCTCGGGACAAAGTCCAATTGACAGTTCCTCCAAGTCCATCAAACCTTACAGCTACTGTGGTGCTTATGAGTCTTTCTACCAAAACGCTTCTCCCGAGTGTGTGAGCCCACAGTTTGAAGGTCCCCTAAGCCCTCCAATTAACTTTAATGGGATTTTCTCCCTGAAGCAAGAAGATCCATCTGACTATGTGAAAAATTATCACTATGGCATGCATTATTCCGCCGTGCCAGCCAGCCGTCCCCTTGGACAGAGCTACATGTTTAGTCCAGCCATGCGATGTGTGGTGCCCACAGACAGTACATTTCCTTACGATTTCCATCTGCGCAACGAGACACTTACAATGCAGGACGAATTAAATGCGGTTTTTCATAATTAA